The DNA window AGGTGGTGCAGGCGCAGCTTCCGCCGCAAGCGTGCTCAATGTGAAAGCCGAAGTGCTCGGCCAGGTCAAGGAGGCTGAGCGGTTTCCCGTGGCCTCCATATGGCACCTCTTCAGGCTTGAATTCGTACGTTGATCCGTCGTTCAGAAGAGTAATTTTCGGCATGAGAAGGCTAAAAGCCTAGTATAGCGTTGCGATCCCGCTTAGCTTGGAATCTCGAACTCAACATCGCCCGAAATAACGCATTGGCAGCCCAGGCGCGAATCGGGAGTGAGTCCGTCGGCCATGCCCAGGGTGTCCTGTTCAGTCAGATCGATCTCTGAGCAATTCTCGGCGCCCTTGCGGATGATGATGTGGCAAGTGGTGCAGGCGCAGTTGCCGCCGCAATCGTGATTGAGCGGAATGTCGAAGTGCATGGACAGATCGAGGATGCTCAGCGGCTTGCCGTGGCGGCCATAAGGCACGTCTGCGGGGTTGAACTCATAGGTGGAGCCATCGTTGGCGAGTGTGATTTTCGGCATCGGAAAAGACTAGGCTATCAGGAACGCATTGCTATCATCGTAGACAGTGTTTTATAGCCTCGAACGCTCAATTTCACGGGCCGTTTCTCAATACCTTCTGCGCCAGTTTGAAGTCGAAATTCCTGTTGTGGCCGAGCAGCCGAAGCAGACGAGTTTCGGTGAAGTCGCGCTGCCCGTCGCCTTTCAGCTGGCCCGCCAGTTGAAGAAAGCGCCCAAGGCCATCGCCGAGCAGTTGGCGACGGACCTGAGTGGCCAGATCGAAGGAGTGGCCGCACTCGAGGTGGCCAATGGCTATCTCAACGTGCGTTTCGACCGTGGTTGGTATGCGCGCCAGATTCTGACCGGGCACGATCAGGACACGCAGGAGTTCTCCACCGCGAAAACGATTGTCGAGCACACCAACATCAACCCGAACAAAGCGGCGCACATCGGGCATCTACGCAACGCGATCCTCGGCGACACCTTTGTCCGCATGATGAAAGCGATGGGCACGCGCGTTGAGGTGCAGAACTACATCGACAACACCGGCGTGCAGGTGGCCGACGTTGTGGCAGCCTTCCATTTTCTTGAGAAGAAGAGCGCCGCCGAGGTTCTGGAGCTCACCCGCCAGCCTCGCTTCGACTATCTGTGCTGGGATCTTTATGCGAAGATCTCGCAGCTCGAAGACGGTAAGCAGTGGCGTGCCGAGACGCTGCACGAGATTGAAGCAGGCGTTGGGCCGCTCTCCGATATGGGGCATGTGGTCGCCGACGCGATTGTGGAGTGTCACCTCAATACGATGCTGCGCCTGGGCATTGAATACGACGTGCTGCCGCGTGAAAGCGAGATTCTGCACCTCAAGTTCTGGTCGAATTGTTTCGAGCAACTCAAAGAGAAAAAAGCCATTTATCTTGAGACAGAAGGTAAGAACAAGGGCTGCTGGGTGATGCCTGGTTCGGCGTTCCGCGAGAACGCAGGCGAGGAAGATTCGAAGGTCATTGTCCGCTCGAACGGCATTGTGACCTATGTCGGCAAGGACATCGCCTATCAGCTCTGGAAGTTCGGTCTGCTGGG is part of the Bryobacter aggregatus MPL3 genome and encodes:
- a CDS encoding 2Fe-2S iron-sulfur cluster-binding protein translates to MPKITLANDGSTYEFNPADVPYGRHGKPLSILDLSMHFDIPLNHDCGGNCACTTCHIIIRKGAENCSEIDLTEQDTLGMADGLTPDSRLGCQCVISGDVEFEIPS
- the argS gene encoding arginine--tRNA ligase, with product MFYSLERSISRAVSQYLLRQFEVEIPVVAEQPKQTSFGEVALPVAFQLARQLKKAPKAIAEQLATDLSGQIEGVAALEVANGYLNVRFDRGWYARQILTGHDQDTQEFSTAKTIVEHTNINPNKAAHIGHLRNAILGDTFVRMMKAMGTRVEVQNYIDNTGVQVADVVAAFHFLEKKSAAEVLELTRQPRFDYLCWDLYAKISQLEDGKQWRAETLHEIEAGVGPLSDMGHVVADAIVECHLNTMLRLGIEYDVLPRESEILHLKFWSNCFEQLKEKKAIYLETEGKNKGCWVMPGSAFRENAGEEDSKVIVRSNGIVTYVGKDIAYQLWKFGLLGKDFYYRESRTYPSGHRCYVSQSTPEGAEPVQFGAGSSVYNVIDSRQSYLQDVVAAGLRALGYNEQADRSIHFSYEMVALSPRTCTELGIELSEEDAARAYVEVSGRKGLGVKADDLIDTLTERARAEVDSRHAEKPEASRAIVAHQIAVCALRYFMLKFTRTTVIAFDLQEALSFTGETGPYVQYAAVRASKILGKIAERGETMPDFRAVLSREVFARVLENEDLWQLLLDISRLDVVLRSAVQSGEPASLAKYAYQLAQAFSRFYADFRVLDETDEARRTVLLWMTKYFAAQLEKTLATLGIPVPEYM